In Oscillatoria acuminata PCC 6304, a single window of DNA contains:
- the proC gene encoding pyrroline-5-carboxylate reductase, with translation MGEALLSRLIARAAYQPGDILISDPMQQRREFLAKQYGVGVTGDNAKVAAATEVLLLAIKPQVFESVSAALPSPGQNGQIPVILSILAGVPLSKLERAFPGVPIVRSMPNTPATVGAGITAIAPGTQVQPEHLDRAKTVLQAVGDVVQVPESLMDAVTGLSGSGPAYVAIFIEALTDGGVRAGLPRPIAAQLALQTVLGTATLMQETQLHPAELKDRVTSPGGTTIAGVAQLEKAGFRSACIEAVQAATERSRQLGS, from the coding sequence ATGGGAGAAGCGCTCCTATCCCGCCTAATTGCTCGTGCCGCTTACCAGCCTGGGGACATTCTGATTAGCGATCCCATGCAGCAGCGACGCGAGTTTTTAGCGAAACAGTATGGGGTCGGAGTCACTGGAGACAATGCAAAGGTGGCGGCAGCAACGGAAGTCTTGCTCCTCGCTATCAAACCCCAAGTCTTCGAGTCTGTCAGCGCTGCCTTACCGTCCCCCGGCCAGAATGGACAAATACCCGTGATCTTGTCCATTTTAGCCGGAGTCCCCTTAAGTAAATTAGAACGGGCTTTTCCCGGTGTACCGATTGTCCGTTCCATGCCGAATACACCGGCGACGGTTGGTGCTGGGATTACGGCGATCGCCCCGGGAACTCAGGTCCAACCGGAACACCTCGACCGGGCCAAAACCGTGTTACAAGCCGTGGGGGATGTGGTCCAGGTTCCCGAGTCCCTGATGGATGCCGTCACCGGCCTCTCCGGTTCCGGACCCGCTTATGTCGCAATTTTTATCGAAGCCTTGACAGATGGCGGCGTTCGTGCTGGTCTACCCCGCCCCATTGCCGCCCAACTCGCCTTACAAACTGTATTGGGAACGGCGACTCTGATGCAAGAGACTCAACTGCACCCGGCAGAACTGAAAGACCGAGTTACCAGTCCCGGAGGCACCACCATTGCCGGAGTTGCTCAATTAGAAAAAGCGGGATTTCGGTCCGCCTGTATTGAAGCTGTACAAGCCGCTACCGAGCGATCGCGCCAACTGGGAAGCTAA